In a genomic window of Vulpes lagopus strain Blue_001 chromosome 13, ASM1834538v1, whole genome shotgun sequence:
- the GNGT1 gene encoding guanine nucleotide-binding protein G(T) subunit gamma-T1, producing MPVINIEDLTEKDKLKMEVDQLKKEVTLERMLVSKCCEEVRDYVEERSGEDPLVKGIPEDKNPFKELKGGCVIS from the exons ATGCCAGTGATTAATATTGAAGACTtgacagaaaaggacaaattgAAGATGGAAGTTGACCAGCTCAAGAAAGAAGTGACCCTGGAAAGAATGCTG gTCTCCAAATGTTGTGAAGAAGTAAGGGATTATGTTGAAGAAAGATCTGGGGAAGATCCACTAGTAAAGGGTATCCCAGAGGACAAAAATCCCTTCAAGGAGCTCAAAGGAGGCTGTGTGatttcataa
- the GNG11 gene encoding guanine nucleotide-binding protein G(I)/G(S)/G(O) subunit gamma-11 yields the protein MPALHIEDLPEKEKLKMEVEQLRKEVKLQRQQVSKCSEEIKNYIEERSGEDPLVKGIPEDKNPFKEKGSCIIS from the exons ATGCCGGCCCTTCACATCGAAGATCTGccagaaaaggaaaagctgaagaTGGAAGTTGAGCAACTTCGCAAAGAAGTGAAGTTGCAGAGGCAGCAG gtgTCTAAATGTTCCGAAGAAATAAAGAACTACATTGAAGAACGTTCTGGAGAGGATCCTCTGGTGAAAGGAATTCCAGAAGACAAGAATCCTTTTAAAGAGAAAGGCAGCtgcattatttcataa